The Fulvivirga ligni genome window below encodes:
- a CDS encoding DUF1349 domain-containing protein, whose amino-acid sequence MARRIQHHKFEVNSTIHFEPATAADAAGLLLYKDEKHQYFLAIHGTDSQMRVSLQKISENGTEEIERKPLPSGNYKIDLKVTSDGTNFNFYCSTDGEKWETIAENISAQYLSTANSFGFTGTTVGMYATNRL is encoded by the coding sequence ATAGCACGAAGAATTCAACACCATAAGTTTGAAGTCAATTCTACCATTCACTTTGAACCGGCCACAGCAGCTGACGCCGCTGGTCTGCTGCTCTATAAGGATGAAAAGCACCAGTATTTCCTCGCTATTCATGGTACTGACAGTCAAATGAGGGTATCTCTACAGAAGATCTCAGAAAACGGAACAGAGGAAATAGAGCGTAAACCACTGCCTTCCGGAAATTATAAGATAGACCTGAAGGTTACTTCTGATGGCACCAATTTTAACTTTTACTGCAGCACTGATGGCGAAAAATGGGAGACCATTGCTGAAAATATCAGTGCCCAATATTTATCAACGGCTAATTCATTTGGCTTTACCGGAACTACGGTAGGCATGTACGCCACCAACAGGCTTTGA